Proteins encoded within one genomic window of Drosophila willistoni isolate 14030-0811.24 chromosome XL unlocalized genomic scaffold, UCI_dwil_1.1 Seg141, whole genome shotgun sequence:
- the LOC6641122 gene encoding uncharacterized protein LOC6641122, translating into MLAFSLNATTNMCSSSRKYTHSSHSNGSKQLLLLIMALAALVMPLAQARHLHDQVALDYAYDEDSSSSSSSSSSAVDVGSRLPQWHADPFHGLAESFASEGSYDSSYDLSLSESSYEEITQAALRAARREFRRQRTRHARSNNLRWFTKSTETPEWENPCGGSYEKDAQSEQERDSSQQGRVIKKKYLIHLRNSTMREYQFVRDNAKLEYSRYHHRQHEYEFLPNMTRPTSEVKLKKWYRHMQTFVGGFAYLGRAEYKYRKGHQQNLGPITVELHELLVSARNMLCELETTINASYPNSNGAKLTQISRETMMDRLKFHTKPDGSQEASERDLRMSKDMYLQYLDNIWKSLRKALRKQQLKNSMERRHHHAAAAAASATGGASASVSALVNVNTDSAESGGGVSNLSGSSES; encoded by the exons ATGCTAGCCTTTAGTTTAAACG caacaacaaatatgtgCAGTAGTAGTAGGAAATATACACACAGCAGCCACAGCAATGGCAGCAAGCAATTGCTATTGCTAATCATGGCATTGGCTGCTCTCGTCATGCCACTGGCCCAGGCCAGGCATCTGCACGATCAGGTGGCCCTGGACTATGCCTACGACGAGGATTCCTCAagctcatcatcatcatcgtcatcagcAGTGGATGTGGGCAGCAGATTACCTCAATGGCATGCGGATCCATTTCATGGCCTGGCCGAATCCTTTGCCAGCGAGGGTAGCTACGATAGCTCCTATGATCTGAGTCTGAGTGAGAGCAGCTATGAGGAGATTACCCAGGCGGCTCTTAGGGCAGCGCGTCGTGAATTTCGTCGACAGAGGACACGACATGCGCGTAGCAACAATTTGAGATGGTTTACCAAATCCACCGAGACACCCGAATGGGAGAATCCCTGCGGTGGCTCCTACGAGAAGGATGCCCAATCCGAACAGGAGAGGGATTCCAGCCAACAGGGGCGTGTGATTAAGAAGAAG TATTTGATCCACTTGCGTAATAGTACAATGCGGGAATACCAATTCGTACGCGACAATGCCAAATTGGAGTACTCAAGATATCATCATCGCCAGCATGAGTACGAGTTCCTGCCAAACATGACGCGTCCCACAAGTGAG GTGAAGCTAAAGAAGTGGTATCGTCACATGCAGACCTTTGTGGGTGGTTTCGCCTATTTGGGTCGCGCCGAATACAAATACCGCAAGGGACATCAACAAAACCTGGGACCCATCACAGTCGAGCTACACGAATTGCTTGTGAGTGCCAGGAACATGCTATGCGAACTGGAGACCACCATCAATGCCTCCTATCCGAACAGTAATGGGGCCAAGTTGACCCAAATCAGCAGGGAGACCATGATGGACAGATTGAAGTTTCACACCAAGCCCGATGGCAGTCAGGAGGCCAGTGAGCGGGATTTGAGAATGAGCAAAGATATGTATTTGCAATATCTGGACAATATATGGAAGAGTTTACGCAAAGCCCTGCGCAAACAGCAGCTCAAGAATAGCATGGAGAGAAGGCATCATCATGccgcggcagcagcagcatcagcaacaggAGGAGCATCTGCCTCAGTCTCTGCGTTAGTAAATGTTAACACGGACAGTGCAGAGAGCGGCGGTGGGGTCAGCAATCTGAGTGGTTCGTCAGAGTCTTGA